A window of the Gossypium arboreum isolate Shixiya-1 chromosome 2, ASM2569848v2, whole genome shotgun sequence genome harbors these coding sequences:
- the LOC108466561 gene encoding myb family transcription factor PHL5-like isoform X1: MNTQKLDCQENVGQNLGFNRDCNFEYVGFQQPWNMATPMVDGTVSHHPKSSSSSTIMGGFQTPGAAFYATERCMGFPQYGSSSQGAATSFCSQYNKLCNSQLPSFHASGDNFSLQSLMKSQIFCNQYQKSSDKSCTTTEDPSHDLSNLLGTNAATLPNHFSVPFRGNQDQGAYCNSRGSSPAKLSFFLQEKQSSSGSFSVSPSSTGTVLTSKTRIRWTQDLHDKFVDCVKRLGGAEKATPKAILKLMDTEGLTIFHVKSHLQKYRIAKYMPDSAQGKSEKRNDLTQIDVKTGLHLTEALQLQLDVQRRLHEQLEIQRNLQLRIEEQGRQLKMMIDQQQKTSESLLKNQEFNISPFDPSFSFQDVVETSIPESLGTGNLSSKIS, translated from the exons ATGAACACTCAGAAGCTTGATTGCCAAGAAAATGTAGGACAGAACCTTGGGTTCAATAGGGACTGCAATTTTGAATATGTTGGTTTTCAACAGCCATGGAACATGGCTACTCCCATGGTTGATGGAACTGTTTCGCATCACCCAAAATCATCATCTTCCAGTACAATTATGGGTGGTTTCCAGACACCAGGTGCTGCCTTTTATGCAACTGAAAGATGTATGGGGTTTCCACAGTACGGATCATCGTCTCAAGGAGCTGCCACTTCTTTTTGTTCTCAATACAACAAGCTGTGCAATTCTCAGCTTCCTTCATTCCATGCCTCCGGGGACAACTTTTCCCTCCAATCACTAATGAAATCCCAGATTTTTTGCAATCAATACCAGAAATCTTCGGATAAGTCCTGCACAACCACAGAAGATCCCTCACATGATCTAAGTAACTTGCTTGGAACCAATGCTGCCACCCTTCCCAATCACTTTTCAGTTCCTTTCCGAGGAAATCAAGATCAAGGG GCTTATTGTAATTCACGTGGTTCTTCGCCTGCAAAGCTAAGTTTCTTTCTACAAGAGAAGCAGTCAAGTTCCGGAAGCTTTTCGGTTTCTCCTAGTTCAACCGGCACGGTGCTCACTAGTAAAACTCGAATAAGGTGGACACAAGATCTCCATGACAAGTTCGTGGACTGTGTTAAACGCCTTGGGGGTGCTGAGA AAGCAACTCCAAAGGCAATTCTGAAACTAATGGATACTGAAGGATTGACCATCTTCCATGTGAAAAGCCATTTGCAG AAATATCGAATTGCAAAATACATGCCAGACTCTGCTCAAG GAAAATCAGAGAAAAGAAACGATTTAACTCAGATTGATGTCAAAAC TGGTTTGCACCTCACAGAGGCATTGCAGCTTCAGTTGGATGTTCAAAGACGTCTTCATGAACAATTAGAG ATTCAAcgaaatctacaacttcgaatagAAGAGCAAGGAAGGCAACTTAAGATGATGATTGATCAACAACAGAAAACTAGTGAAAGCCTCTTAAAAAATCAAGAATTCAACATCAGTCCATTTGATCCTTCATTTAGTTTTCAAGATGTTGTTGAAACTTCTATTCCAGAAAGTTTAGGAACTGGTAACTTATCGTCTAAGATAAGTTAA
- the LOC108466561 gene encoding myb family transcription factor PHL5-like isoform X2, translated as MNTQKLDCQENVGQNLGFNRDCNFEYVGFQQPWNMATPMVDGTVSHHPKSSSSSTIMGGFQTPGAAFYATERCMGFPQYGSSSQGAATSFCSQYNKLCNSQLPSFHASGDNFSLQSLMKSQIFCNQYQKSSDKSCTTTEDPSHDLSNLLGTNAATLPNHFSVPFRGNQDQGAYCNSRGSSPAKLSFFLQEKQSSSGSFSVSPSSTGTVLTSKTRIRWTQDLHDKFVDCVKRLGGAEKATPKAILKLMDTEGLTIFHVKSHLQKYRIAKYMPDSAQEKRNDLTQIDVKTGLHLTEALQLQLDVQRRLHEQLEIQRNLQLRIEEQGRQLKMMIDQQQKTSESLLKNQEFNISPFDPSFSFQDVVETSIPESLGTGNLSSKIS; from the exons ATGAACACTCAGAAGCTTGATTGCCAAGAAAATGTAGGACAGAACCTTGGGTTCAATAGGGACTGCAATTTTGAATATGTTGGTTTTCAACAGCCATGGAACATGGCTACTCCCATGGTTGATGGAACTGTTTCGCATCACCCAAAATCATCATCTTCCAGTACAATTATGGGTGGTTTCCAGACACCAGGTGCTGCCTTTTATGCAACTGAAAGATGTATGGGGTTTCCACAGTACGGATCATCGTCTCAAGGAGCTGCCACTTCTTTTTGTTCTCAATACAACAAGCTGTGCAATTCTCAGCTTCCTTCATTCCATGCCTCCGGGGACAACTTTTCCCTCCAATCACTAATGAAATCCCAGATTTTTTGCAATCAATACCAGAAATCTTCGGATAAGTCCTGCACAACCACAGAAGATCCCTCACATGATCTAAGTAACTTGCTTGGAACCAATGCTGCCACCCTTCCCAATCACTTTTCAGTTCCTTTCCGAGGAAATCAAGATCAAGGG GCTTATTGTAATTCACGTGGTTCTTCGCCTGCAAAGCTAAGTTTCTTTCTACAAGAGAAGCAGTCAAGTTCCGGAAGCTTTTCGGTTTCTCCTAGTTCAACCGGCACGGTGCTCACTAGTAAAACTCGAATAAGGTGGACACAAGATCTCCATGACAAGTTCGTGGACTGTGTTAAACGCCTTGGGGGTGCTGAGA AAGCAACTCCAAAGGCAATTCTGAAACTAATGGATACTGAAGGATTGACCATCTTCCATGTGAAAAGCCATTTGCAG AAATATCGAATTGCAAAATACATGCCAGACTCTGCTCAAG AGAAAAGAAACGATTTAACTCAGATTGATGTCAAAAC TGGTTTGCACCTCACAGAGGCATTGCAGCTTCAGTTGGATGTTCAAAGACGTCTTCATGAACAATTAGAG ATTCAAcgaaatctacaacttcgaatagAAGAGCAAGGAAGGCAACTTAAGATGATGATTGATCAACAACAGAAAACTAGTGAAAGCCTCTTAAAAAATCAAGAATTCAACATCAGTCCATTTGATCCTTCATTTAGTTTTCAAGATGTTGTTGAAACTTCTATTCCAGAAAGTTTAGGAACTGGTAACTTATCGTCTAAGATAAGTTAA